In a genomic window of Streptomyces pristinaespiralis:
- a CDS encoding TadE/TadG family type IV pilus assembly protein encodes MRRHDLRDDRGQSAVEYGGWLFLLLFVMTIAVQVGLAVFAAQQAGTAARAAARVAAQDEATTSPQAAGAQALSSWLAAEIVTRRDGDAVTADVEVTIPGVVPGISFGTVTKSATMPLDRESTR; translated from the coding sequence ATGAGGCGGCACGACCTCCGGGACGACCGTGGCCAGAGCGCCGTCGAATACGGCGGCTGGCTGTTCCTGCTGCTCTTCGTGATGACGATCGCGGTACAGGTGGGCCTCGCCGTGTTCGCGGCCCAGCAGGCCGGTACCGCCGCCCGCGCCGCGGCACGGGTGGCGGCGCAGGACGAGGCGACGACCAGCCCCCAGGCCGCGGGGGCACAGGCACTCAGCTCCTGGCTCGCCGCCGAGATCGTCACCCGCCGGGACGGCGACGCGGTCACCGCCGACGTCGAGGTCACCATCCCCGGCGTGGTCCCCGGCATCAGCTTCGGCACCGTCACCAAGTCCGCCACCATGCCCCTCGACAGGGAGT
- a CDS encoding AAA family ATPase, translating into MTTRILPAVGDPDAARAIVSLLGRLPDAEPAPPVGDSTSLTDMLARLAAESLDELPEVVLVHERIGPLPALELIRDVALRFPAVGVVLVTADTSPGLYSAAMDSGARGLVALPLVYEELAQRVQAAAGWAAGVRRHLGHGPEAAFGGPGGTVVTVSGAKGGVGTTVTAIQLALASAASGHSVALVDLDLQGGDVASYLDVQFRRSIVDLAAIRDIGARVLQDAVFNHETGVALLLAPAEGERAEDVTDRLVRQTLGALRQRYETVVVDCGTQVNTANAAAIESADTTLLLTTPDVVTVRATKRMVRLWDRLQIRKAEETITVVNRHTRATEIQPPLVSKITATRVARTAIPANFKELQGAVDAGRMQDLEAKSSVKQAMWALAGELGLVKDVQGDAKQGRFGAGRRHGRAK; encoded by the coding sequence ATGACGACGCGAATCCTCCCCGCCGTCGGCGACCCCGACGCCGCCCGGGCCATCGTCAGCCTCCTGGGCCGGCTCCCCGACGCGGAACCGGCGCCACCGGTCGGCGACTCCACCTCGCTCACCGACATGCTGGCCCGGCTCGCCGCCGAGTCGCTCGACGAACTCCCGGAAGTCGTCCTGGTCCACGAGCGCATCGGGCCGCTGCCCGCCCTCGAACTGATCCGGGACGTCGCCCTGCGCTTCCCCGCCGTGGGCGTCGTGCTCGTCACCGCCGACACCAGTCCCGGCCTGTACTCGGCGGCCATGGACTCCGGCGCCCGCGGCCTCGTCGCCCTGCCTCTCGTGTACGAGGAACTGGCGCAGCGCGTCCAGGCGGCGGCCGGCTGGGCCGCGGGCGTACGCCGGCACCTCGGCCACGGCCCCGAGGCGGCGTTCGGCGGGCCGGGCGGCACCGTCGTCACCGTGAGCGGCGCCAAGGGCGGGGTCGGCACGACCGTCACGGCGATCCAGCTCGCCCTGGCGTCGGCGGCCTCCGGTCACTCCGTCGCCCTGGTCGACCTCGACCTCCAGGGCGGTGACGTCGCCTCCTACCTGGACGTCCAGTTCCGTCGTTCCATCGTGGACCTCGCCGCCATCCGCGACATCGGCGCGCGGGTCCTCCAGGACGCCGTCTTCAACCACGAGACGGGAGTGGCCCTGCTCCTCGCGCCGGCGGAGGGCGAACGGGCGGAGGACGTCACCGACCGGCTCGTCCGGCAGACCCTGGGCGCCCTGCGGCAGCGCTACGAGACCGTCGTCGTCGACTGCGGCACGCAGGTCAACACCGCCAACGCCGCCGCCATCGAGTCGGCCGACACCACCCTGCTGCTGACCACGCCGGACGTGGTGACCGTACGGGCCACCAAGCGGATGGTGCGGCTCTGGGACCGGCTCCAGATCCGCAAGGCGGAGGAGACGATCACCGTCGTCAACCGCCACACACGCGCCACGGAGATCCAGCCGCCGCTCGTCTCGAAGATCACCGCCACCAGAGTGGCACGCACGGCGATCCCGGCGAACTTCAAGGAGCTCCAGGGCGCCGTCGACGCGGGCCGTATGCAGGACCTGGAGGCCAAGTCCTCCGTCAAGCAGGCCATGTGGGCGCTCGCGGGCGAACTGGGGCTGGTGAAGGACGTGCAGGGGGACGCGAAGCAGGGCCGGTTCGGGGCCGGACGCCGGCACGGGCGCGCGAAATGA
- the cpaB gene encoding Flp pilus assembly protein CpaB, with protein sequence MNSRQRRGVLLILLSVVCGIAAFAGVLTVIADVNSKVGPETTAYRVKSDIAPYTPLEAGQFEKVSIPERWLSRSAVTDLGVLRGKIAVTELRSGSLLQSDMIVQKPELESGQQEIAIMIDAATGVAGKIRPGNLVNIFATFAAQNDSGTDQSRLIVANAKVIDVGELTALDRRSGDRSTAPREAVPITFALNTADAQRVAYAESFAEHVRLALLPDGSPTTLRPGDGSYDLSEDKNK encoded by the coding sequence GGCGTGCTCACCGTGATCGCCGACGTGAACTCGAAGGTCGGCCCCGAGACCACCGCCTATCGCGTCAAGAGCGACATAGCCCCCTACACACCGCTCGAGGCCGGGCAGTTCGAGAAGGTCTCGATACCCGAACGCTGGCTGTCGCGGAGCGCGGTGACCGACCTCGGCGTACTGCGGGGCAAGATCGCCGTGACGGAGCTGCGCAGCGGGTCCCTGCTCCAGAGCGACATGATCGTGCAGAAGCCGGAGCTGGAGAGCGGCCAGCAGGAGATCGCCATCATGATCGACGCGGCGACCGGCGTGGCCGGAAAGATCCGGCCGGGCAACCTGGTCAACATCTTCGCCACCTTCGCCGCGCAGAACGACTCCGGCACCGACCAGTCCCGGCTCATCGTCGCGAACGCCAAGGTCATCGACGTGGGAGAGCTCACGGCCCTCGACCGCAGGAGCGGTGACCGCAGCACCGCCCCCCGGGAGGCGGTGCCCATCACCTTCGCGCTGAACACGGCGGACGCCCAGCGCGTCGCCTACGCCGAGTCCTTCGCGGAACACGTGCGCCTGGCCCTGCTGCCCGACGGGAGCCCCACCACCCTGCGGCCCGGCGACGGCAGCTACGACCTCTCAGAAGACAAGAACAAGTGA